The DNA region GCGCATCGTCGCTCGTCCACGTAACAACAGCGAGAGCATCGGGCGCCGATATCGCCGGTTCAGTTTTGGATAGCGGGAAGATGGCCTGCAGTTGAGGCAGCCGTTCCGCGGCGACCCAAAGATCTCGACCGCCCGTGCGAAGAACCGCGGCTCGCCGATCCGCTTCAAGCTCGCTCAAGAAGGCGGGCCAATCTGGTTCACGGTTCCCTTCATCCGCTGTGATGAAGCCAAGCTCGACCAGTGCATCGTGCAACTCGTCAGCTCGATCGACCTGCGGCCACACCTCGTCGCGCACTCGCTCGATCGCTCCAACATCGAGGGCGCCAAGATCGGAAGCCGTCTCAGGATCAAGCCATCGCCTCTGAAAAACCGCGCGGGTTCTGCGCTCTTCAAGCGGCGCATCGTCCAGGTAGGCATACGGCCTCGCGTTCAAGATCTCCTGTGCGAGCGGCGAGGCTTCGACAACGTCGCGCGCGATCAAGGTCTTCTCGCCGCGCTCAATCGACGCGAGCAAAGCCTCGAGGCCTTCGATGTCCATCGCTTCTTCGAGGCAGTCCTGAACGGTCTGGTTCACAAGCGGGTGGTCGGGAATCTCGATGTCGCCTGCGGGCAGGTTCTCACCACACGCAACTTGATCCGGAAAAACGGCCGACAGCAGATCTTCGGCGAACATCCGTTGAAGCTGGGCCGGAATCTTTTTGCCCCCGCGACGCCGCGGGACGGCAAGCGCGCGAGTTATGTTCCATCGCCAGCGAATCTCAAACATCGGCGCGGCCAGCAGGGCTTGAGTCAGCAACGGTCGAACTGAAAACGAACGCAGATAATGAAAAACATCATCGAGCGCGAAGCTATGCGTCGCGCCCAGCGACAACACGATCGCGTCTTCGGTCGCGGCTGCCTGAAGCTCAAAGTTGAACTTGCGGCAGAATCGCTTGCGAAGCGCCAGCCCCCACGCGCGATTCAACCGGCTCCCGAAGGGCGAGTGAATCACCATCTGCTGTGACCCGCTCTCGTCGAAGAAGCGTTCGATCACCAGCGTCTCTTGCGAAGGCATCACCCCAAGCGCGACCTTCGCTCCTATCAGGTACTCGACTATCTGTTCGGCGGCAGCAGTTGAAAGACCGATCTCATCAATCAGCCACGCAAGAGTTGACCCCGCAGCATCGGGGTAAGCATCAGCGGCGAATCGGTCAGCGATCTCGGTGCGCAGCCGCGAGACCGCCGCGGAAAGCTCATGCGTTCGCGACGGCGCTTCGCCAAGCCAGAACGGAATCGAGGGCGGTTTGCCGTGAGCATCGGCGACTCGAACACGCCCGTTCTCGACCCTCACGATCTCCCACGACGTGTTCCCTAACTGGAAGATGTCGCCTTGCATGCTCTCGACTGCCCAGTCTTCGTTGACCGTGCCGATTACCTGATCTGTGGGCTCGAGCACGACGGTATAGTCGGCGTTGTCGGGGATCGCGCCGCCCGAAGTGATCGCCGTCAACCGCGCGCCTTTTCGCCCGCGCAACCGGTGGTTGATCATGTCGTGATGCAAGTAAGCTCCGCGCTTTCCTCGGCGAGTTGTGAACCCATCGCGCAGCATCTTCACTATCTCGTCGAACTCGCTTCGATCGAGGCTGCGATACGGATATGCGCGGCGGATCGTCTCGAACAACTGGTCCTCCGTCCATTCATCGCTTGCGACCGCGGCAACGATCTGTTGCGCGAGTATGTCGAGCGGCTTCTCGGGAATGGACAACTGATCCAACTCGCCTCGCCGAATCGAATCCAGCAGCGCCGCGCACTCAATCAATTCGTCGCGAGTAGTCGGAAAGATTCTTCCTTTCGGAAAGCCGGTCACGCTATGGCCCGACCTGCCGACGCGTTGAAGCAGGGTCGAAATCGCGCGAGTCGAACCGAGCTGGCACACCAGATCGATGTCGCCGATGTCGATTCCAAGCTCGAGCGAGGCCGTCGCAACCAGAGCTTTCAACTCGCCTGCTTTCAAGCGCTGTTCGGCGACAAGTCGTTGCTCACGAGCCAGGCTGCCATGATGTGAAGTCACGTTCTCGTCGCCGATGCGCTCGCCAAGATAACGCGCGACTCGCTCGGCCATCCTTCTGGTGTTGACGAACACGAGGGTCGTTCGATGAGTGACGATCAACTGAGCGAGACGATCGTAGACTTCATCAAAGACCTCGCCTGACATCACCGCGCCCAGCGGCGAGCCGGGGACCTCAATCGCGATATCGAGTTCGCGCTTGTGACCTGAGTCGATGATCGTGCAATTCGGCGTTCCGTCTTTGTCGATGTTCCGTGTTCCAACCAGGAATCGCGCGACTTCTTCGATGGGACGTTGCGTGGCCGAGAGACCTATGCGAACCAGATCGTCGCCGACAAGCGCTTGCAGTCGTTCGACGGAGAGCGCGAGATGCGAGCCTCTTTTGCTGCCCACCATCGCGTGGATTTCATCTACGATCAACGTGCGCGCGGTCTTAAGCATGCGCCGGCCGCCTTCGCTGGTGAGCAAGATGTAAAGCGACTCGGGCGTGGTGACGATGATGTGAGGCGGCCGCTTGATCATCGCTGTGCGTTCTGATGCAGGAGTGTCGCCGGTGCGAACCATCGTGCGAATGTTGATATCGTCCACCCCGAGCAACTTCAGTTCTTGCTGAATGCCTGCGAGCGGTTCCTGCAGGTTCTTCTGAATGTCGTTGCTCAGCGCTTTGAGCGGCGAGACATAGACGACGTGCGTGGTGTCTTCAAGCGAGCCGGCCAGCGCGAGCCTGACAAGATCGTCGATGGCCGCGAGAAAAGCCGATAGCGTCTTGCCGGATCCCGTAGGCGCCGAGATCAACGTATGCCGGCGTTCTTTGATCGAAGGCCACGCGCGTTCCTGCGACGGTGTCGGCGCGTCGAATTGCTTAGCGAACCAGTTGGCGACCGCGGGGTGAAAGAGGTTGAGGCTCATAGCGCGGTATTATACCAGCGGCTCTTATCGGAAAGAACCGGCGCTGGAGACAATGCAACAACCCTGTCGGCCTGCGTGAAAGGTACCGCCGGCGATGACCGTGTCAACGACTCTCGGCGCCAGATACCATCAACACAATGACGCCCTTCAGCGGGTGCCCGGGATGCCAATTCCCCTCATAGCTATGTTGAATGAGCGTCTCTTCCAACTACTTGTTAAGCCAACCCCGCTACAGTCGTTTAAGCAGTTGATCGTATTCAGCGTGAGAACCGATCCAAAACCAGTAAATCTGATCTGTCTCTAGCAATCCCACTGCCCGGTAGCCTATTCCCACACGCACTGCGTAGATTGCTTGCGGTTGGCTAACTCGCTTGAATTGGAGGCTAGGGTGATAAGGATCGGTTCGCCACAGCTCATAGGCTCGATCAGCTTGTTCTTGAATTGCACGTGGGAGCTGTTCAAGTAGCTTCCGGAACTGCTTTGTAGCTCGTGATCTCACAGACTCCGGTCACCACCTGGGAAAACGTCATCCAGCGGGTTAGTATCCCCGGCGCGGATTTCTTGCCGCGCCAGTTCAGATAGCCGGTCCCATTGCTGGTCAGTGGTCGCATTGAAGCGGGTTGTCCATTCTTCTTCATCCGCTAGTTCGGCAAGGATACGTGCGGCAATAGCATCCTGCTCCTCGGCGGGTCGTTTGCCAATCTCGGTGATAGCTCGCTCGAGTAGTTCAGTCATGCCTTCTGTCCTTCAGGCCATAGTAGTGATTGCAAATGGACCACGCAAGTTAAGGTAAGGGCCATTGGTCTAACGCCAATGGATGAGGAGCGCCGCTTTTTGGAGTCGCCTCCATCCTCTTGTTCGTCGCGTGTTTGGTTTCAATTTCTTATCGTTCGTTGTTTCAAACTCTCCCATCATGTTAAAGTCGAAACAAGTAAGGAGGAGTCACTGATGTCGAGTAGAACCTTAACCATAGATACACTGATACAGTCTGATTTATGGCGCGAGTTTGAGAAAACAGCCCGCGATAAACGTCGTCGCCCAGTTGAATTACTGGCGGATGTGATTGCTGATTTTCTCGAAACACAAGAAGGTGTGACTATATTCGACGACATCGAGCGCGACATCCGCCACACGAACTACACTGAAGACGATGCTGTTGAACTTGTAAAAACTTATCGTGCTTCACGGAGACAATCATAGCTCTCCAAGTTCTTGCAATAGCTCTAACGGCGTGACAATCTCAAAACGTAACCCGCGCAACTCCGCCTTCGGAATATCGAGCAAGTCATGATCACGCGACACGAGATACTTGGCTTTGCCAACGCGTGCCGTGGCGAGAAATTTATTGTCTGTGGCATCACGGCTCAAACGGACGCGGGTTCCGAGATTAACCTGTGTCACATAGGAAGCGGTGTCAAGACGAGCCTCAAGCAGTTTCAAAACATCGGGTGCGATGCCG from Acidobacteriota bacterium includes:
- a CDS encoding DEAD/DEAH box helicase translates to MSLNLFHPAVANWFAKQFDAPTPSQERAWPSIKERRHTLISAPTGSGKTLSAFLAAIDDLVRLALAGSLEDTTHVVYVSPLKALSNDIQKNLQEPLAGIQQELKLLGVDDINIRTMVRTGDTPASERTAMIKRPPHIIVTTPESLYILLTSEGGRRMLKTARTLIVDEIHAMVGSKRGSHLALSVERLQALVGDDLVRIGLSATQRPIEEVARFLVGTRNIDKDGTPNCTIIDSGHKRELDIAIEVPGSPLGAVMSGEVFDEVYDRLAQLIVTHRTTLVFVNTRRMAERVARYLGERIGDENVTSHHGSLAREQRLVAEQRLKAGELKALVATASLELGIDIGDIDLVCQLGSTRAISTLLQRVGRSGHSVTGFPKGRIFPTTRDELIECAALLDSIRRGELDQLSIPEKPLDILAQQIVAAVASDEWTEDQLFETIRRAYPYRSLDRSEFDEIVKMLRDGFTTRRGKRGAYLHHDMINHRLRGRKGARLTAITSGGAIPDNADYTVVLEPTDQVIGTVNEDWAVESMQGDIFQLGNTSWEIVRVENGRVRVADAHGKPPSIPFWLGEAPSRTHELSAAVSRLRTEIADRFAADAYPDAAGSTLAWLIDEIGLSTAAAEQIVEYLIGAKVALGVMPSQETLVIERFFDESGSQQMVIHSPFGSRLNRAWGLALRKRFCRKFNFELQAAATEDAIVLSLGATHSFALDDVFHYLRSFSVRPLLTQALLAAPMFEIRWRWNITRALAVPRRRGGKKIPAQLQRMFAEDLLSAVFPDQVACGENLPAGDIEIPDHPLVNQTVQDCLEEAMDIEGLEALLASIERGEKTLIARDVVEASPLAQEILNARPYAYLDDAPLEERRTRAVFQRRWLDPETASDLGALDVGAIERVRDEVWPQVDRADELHDALVELGFITADEGNREPDWPAFLSELEADRRAAVLRTGGRDLWVAAERLPQLQAIFPLSKTEPAISAPDALAVVTWTSDDALVEIVRGRLEGVGPTTIGALASSMGVPALSIEAALARLEGEGFVMRGRFTPGVEETEWCARRLLARIHSYTLNRLRQEIEPVSSADLVRFLLTWQKLAPEHQVESPESLAALISQLEGFEAPAAAWEGEIFPARMVDYDPAWLDSLCLSGQVMWARLTTPRPGPERLKASGPVRTTPIALLNRKNLSLWAPLFPQPSISDVNLSSAAQSIYEYLVSGGASFFTDLLEGVSLLETQIEEALGELVACGLVTADSFTGLRALLTPSNKRTNASTRRKRREAVYAMSSAGRWSLLSRERKTRNGRESYDPEAVEKIARTLLRRYGVVFKRLLDREGLPLPWRELLKTYHRLEARGEIRGGRFVSGFSGEQFALAEAVGMLRAIRRTPGEGALVSVSAADPLNLVGIITPGNRVSAFSTNRILYRDGVPIATLESGGVRFLVDMDSASEWKAKNALVRRAIAPPLRTYLSRPA
- a CDS encoding putative toxin-antitoxin system toxin component, PIN family: MPRKRARIPVVFDTNLFVTRFIKHDRHGINRRVMDLWQSQRKLQLIISPPVKREYLRVLEAYAGIAPDVLKLLEARLDTASYVTQVNLGTRVRLSRDATDNKFLATARVGKAKYLVSRDHDLLDIPKAELRGLRFEIVTPLELLQELGEL